The genome window TCACCAACCCCCGACGACACCGACCGAAAGACACCACGATGCGACTCTTCAACGCCCTCCTGAACGACGAAGCCGGCTTCATCGTCTCCGCCGAACTGGTCCTCATCGCCTCGATCGCCGTCCTCGGCCTCGTCGTCGGCCTCAGCGAAGTCGCCCTCAACGTCAACAACGAGCTCGAAGACGTCGGCTCGGCCTTCGCCAGCATCAACCAGGGCTACTCGGTCAACGGCACCGGCGGTCACAAGGGACGCACCAAGAACAGCAACTTCTGCGATACGGCCGACTTCTGCAGCAGCCAGTACGACATCCAGTAATTCCGTCAGCCCTCCGCGTCCCGTTCCCCTTCCACGCACAGCGGCCCGATTCACTTACGGCAGCATCGAGTGGGGTTGGTGTTCGCCGAAACCTCCGCCGGGAAACTGGCGGAGGTTTTTTTGTTGTTGAGCTGGAGGCTGAGCGTGGCGTGACGGTGTTGTGAACGAGGGAAGAAGAGAAAGGGCCACAGATGAACACAGATAGACACAGATAATGGCCAAGAACCGGGGTCCAGGGGGTACCCCTGGTGGGGGATGCAAGGGGGCAACGCCCTCTTGCCCGCCTGAGGCTTGGCCGTCGAGAGATGTCTGGAGGAGTGAGTGTCCAAACGCGGACACGGTGCCGTATGCCCTCTCACCAGCCCGCGGGGATTGCAAAGCCAGCTGTGCGATGTGAAGGAGTGCTCATAGCTGGTCCCACAAAGCGGACATCCGTTGTGTACCACCGTTCCTCACAGGACGTGCCTCCGGCGACAAGGGGGCCTGTGTTGTTTTTTGGCCCCTTGACCCCAGGCTGCCGTGGCACATTGGGATTGAGCTATGAGAGCCGCGCCGGCAAGGACGCAGTGCGAGCCCATCCGCCTCCTTGAGCCTTAGTCATCTCCACAAATCCGGAGGCAGGACCGGCCGCAGCGGCTCACTCTTCCTCTTCGTCACCGGTGCTCACGACCGCCACGAGGTCGTAGTCCTGCCGCTCCATGATCTCGACCGGAACCATGTCGCCGATCGAGAGAGCTTCGCCCTGCACATAGACCGTTCCGTCGATCTCCGGCGCGTCGGCATAGATCCGGCCCGCGAAGACCCCCGGCTCGACCTCTTCGTCGATCAGACAGTCGAGCTCATAGCCCACGAGCTGCTCGCCCCACTGGAAGGCGATGTTCTGCTGCATCTCCATCAGCGCGTCGCGGCGGCCGTTCTTGACGTCGTCCGGCAGGTGCCCGTCAAGCTTCATCGCCGGCGTGCCGGGCTCCGGCGAGAAGGGGAAGACCCCCATCCGCTGGAACTTCGTGTCGGCCACAAAGGACTTGAGCTCTTCGAACTGCTCATCGGTCTCCCCCGGGAAGCCGACCACGAACGTCGTCCGCATGACGAGGTTGGGGATGTTGGCCCGCAGCTTCTCGACGAGCTCCACCGTCTTCTCCCGGTTGACCCGCCGCTGCATCCGCTTGAGGACGGCGCTGCTGATGTGCTGCAGAGGCATGTCGAGGTAGGGGAGGATCTTGCTGGACGAGGCGATCGTCTCGATCAGCCGGTCAGTGAAGTTGACCGGATACAGGTACATCAGCCGGATCCAGTCGAGGCCGTCGACCTTCTCGAGCTCCTTGAGGAGGTCGACCAGCCGGACCTCCCCGTAGTAGTCCATGCCGTAGTAGGTCGTGTCCTGGGCGACCAGAATCAGCTCGCGGGCCCCGTCCTGGGCCAGCTCGCGGGCCTCGGCGACGACCATCTCGATCGGCTTCGTGACGTGCTTGCCGCGCATCTGCGGGATCGAGCAGAAGGTACAGGTTCGGTCGCACCCCTCGCTGATCTTGAGGTAGGCGTAGTGCGAGGGGGTCATCCGCAGCCGGGCCCGGTCGTCCATCGCCTTGATCGGGGCCGGCCGGAAGAGCTTACGCTGCTCATCGGCGATGGCACCAACGCGGGGAGCCACCGGAGCCGCGGTCGGCATACCGAGGCTGAGCTGAACGAGCGGCGCGGACATCTGCCGCTGCTGGCTGACCCTTGCGGCGACGTCGGCGATCTCATCCCGTCCGAAGACGCCGACGACGTGGTCGATGTCCGGCATCTCCTGGAGCAGGGCGTCCCCGCCGAGCCGCTCCGGCAGGCACCCGGCGACGATGACGCCGCCGGTCTTCCCCTGGGCCTTGAGGTCCAGCATCTCGCGGATGACCTGCTTCGACTCCGCCCGGGACTGCTCGATAAACCCGCAGGTGTTCACGATGACGAAATCCGCCTCGTCCGGATTGGAGACGAGGGTGTACCCGTCGAGGGCCAGGTTCCCGAGCATCTTCTCGCTGTCGACGAGATTCTTCGGGCAGCCGAGGCTGACGAAACAATACCGCCCCTTTTGCTGGGGACGTTCGTTCGTCGCCGAAAGGGGAGATGGAGGCGTACTAGCTAGGATCGGCAATTCGTTCATTCAAACTGTCTCAGGGAGGTCCATAGGACCGAACGTCGAGCGAAGTGTCGAAGTCGAGGTTAGAAGTAGTCTTCCATCCAGCTCAAATCTCGCTGAAGAAATCGACCAATGACATCTGTCGAGAAGAGCAATCGAAATCCACCGTAGGAAGACCCATCCCAGTACTGTTGATCTCCGAAGAACCAATTCCACGGCTTCGCAATCGTCCAAGTATCCCCGAACGGCGGCTTCGCATCATCACAGAAGCGATTTGGGTTCTCCCGAAAGTGACAGATCAATTGCGTTTCCGAATCCGCATGTAGGATCGCCGTGATTCCGGATTCGTCGAGTTCAACATCGGAGACTCGGGCGAGGCACCCGATTCCGTCCTCGATGTAGAGCCCTCGACGATTCTTGAACCAGGCGAGGCCTTCAGGAGGAGGAACCAGCTTGGGCATGTCCGACAGTGATTGAAGAATGGGGACGATCACTTCAGGTTCTTGGTTACAAACGGATACACCTTGACAAAACAATAGCGCCCTTTTTGGTGGGGGCGTTCGCTCGTCTCCGAAACGGGCAACGGAGGCGTACTATCAAGGATCGGCAAGTCGTTCATCAAACTGTCTCGGGGAGGTCCATCGAATCGGGCATCACGCAGCGACTGCGATCGATCGTCGGAAGTCATTTTCAAGCGTATCGCACTACGGTCGTCCCAAGAATTTTCGCCAACTGGGATTGGAAATTGGGTGGTTCTTCGCTGGCTGTCAAAATCACCTGAAAGTTCACCCTCGGAGGACAACCGGCGATCCATGTCTCGATCGTTCGACTGTCTTCCGTTTTGGTGACGTTGATCCCCATTTCAGGATTCTTGGAATACCCGTACTCCCAGTGGTTCTCCGAATCGAAGGTGAATGCGGGGAGGCTGAATGCCGACTGGAGTTCACGACAAACCTCCATCAGGTCGGCACTCGACAGCGCTGCGTAGTAAGAATTCAAAGACAGCGACGTCCCTGACCAAGTTTTGAAGTGACAAACGAATATGCCTTCACGAAGGCGTAGGTCCCCTTGGCCGCCGAAGGGGAGGGAGGGGGAGAGGCCGAGTCGAGGACTTCGAGAGACGGATTGGACACAGACGGTGATACCGGGCGTGGGATTCGGGCTTTCGGCGGGACGACGATCTGCCGTGCAGGACGGGCAGGACCGGTGAATGCCGAACGGGCCATCTTACCCGCCGGGACTCCCGCCGGGAATGCCGCGGCCGGGCGCACTGGGCCGGGGGTGCATTCGCCGATTGCTGGTCGCCAAGTACTGGTCAACCGGGTCCAGGGGCACCCTGGTGGGGAGTGCAGAGGGGCCTGTGCTGTTTTTCTGGCCCCTTGACCCCAGTCTGCCGTGGCATGTTGGGTTTGAGCTATCAGAGTCGTGCCGGCGAGGACGCGGTTCGAGGCAGCGGGACAAGGCATCCCGTCCCCCGTTAACCGCCCACCACCCAGCGAATGCACCCCATGCCGGGAGAGGGCATCCCGGGAGGGCGAGGCTCCAGCCGAGCCGCGGCGGTAGTGGAAGCGGCCGATTGCCTCCTCGGCGCGGTCGGGAGAGAGCCTTTCGCGGGCAAGCCCGTTGAGCCTGGAGGGGACGGATTGAAGGCGGTCTGGAACCCGCGCGGCTCAGCAGGAGCTTCGTCCTCCCGGGCGCTGTGGCCACACCGCTGACGTCAGGCGTCGGGACGTTCCATCGCCGAGGGACGCGGGAAGAAGGCGTCCTGAAAGACACAGACCAGCCGGGCTTCGACCATCCCGATCGCCCAGATCACAATCATCCCCACCAGCGGCCCCCAGACCGGCATCAGGACCTGTCCCCAGGTCAGAGCGGCGGGCCGGTTGAACTTGACGACCGACAACAGGAGGGCGGCTGCGACTGCCAGCGCCGGGGCGCCGTGCTTTCGCACCCAGAGGCCGACGGAGCGGGGGGAAGAGGAATCCATTGATGAAACGGGACCTGATACCGGTCTGTCGCCACCGGGCCGATTGTAGGCGGCCAGCCCCGGGTTTCGGCAACCGAGGCGGCGCCCACGCTGTCGCCGCCCCTGGCGCCCTTGAGCGACCGTTCATCGGCGGCCACCAAAACGAAAACGGCCCCGTGTTTCCACGGGGCCGTGTCTGACGCCAGCTCAGGCGGATCGCTCCGCCCGAGTCTCATCAAGGACTACTTGCAGGTGCTGCAGGCGGGAGCCGGAGCACAGCTGCAAGCCGGCACCGGAACCTGGCAGGTGATCTTCTTTTCGACCATCCGGCAGACCTGAACGTCGATTTCCTTCTGGACCTCGACCGGCACGCAGACGTTGTACTTCTCGGTCTTCTCTTCCGCGACGGTGTCGCAGACGGTGACCATGTACTTCTCTTCGCGGGTCTTCGGGACGCAGACGGTGAAGTTGCAGGTGCGGGTCTTCTCGACCGGAACCTGCTTGCAGACGGTGAACGTCCGGGTCTTCTTCTCCGGAACGCAGTTGGTCACCGTGTAGGTGTATTCCTGCTGTTCAGGCACCTGCTTGCAGACCTGGATCGTGCGGCTCCGCTGTTCGGGGGTGCACTTGGTCACACAGTAGGTGTATTCCTGCTGCTCAGGAACCATCTTGCAGACCTTGGTCGTGCAGCTCCGCTGTTCCGGAACGCACTTGGTCACGCAGTAGGTGTATTCCTGCTGCTCAGGAACCATCTTGCAGACCTGGATCGTGCGGCTCCGCTGTTCGGCGGTGCACTTGGTCACGCAGTAGGTGTATTCCTGCTGCTCGGGAACCTGCTTGCAGACCTGGATCGTGCGGCTCCGCTGTTCCGGAACGCACTTGGTCACGCAGTAGGTGAATTCCTGCTGCTCAGGAACCTGCTTGCAGACCTGGATCGTGCGGCTCCGCTGTTCGGCGGTGCAGACAGTGACGTCGTACTCGAACTGCTGGGTCGTGCAGACCGGCTTGCAAACCGTGTAAGGCACGTCTTCGCAGACGATGTTCGGACACCACTGACGGACGCACTTGGTGCAGCACGGGTTGCACGGATCGGCGACCTGAACGGTCGTCCAATGGCCGGCATCGCGCGACACCTTGCGGGTCAGCGTTTCCTGGGTCGTCGACCAGACCTGACGGCTGCCGGTCCGCTTTTCCGTGTGCGGAACCATGACCGTGTAAGGCTGTTCGACGTTCTCCGTGACGGTCTTGTAGACCGTCCGGGTCCCCTTCTTCTCTTCCGTCACCGGAACGAGAACGGTGTAGGGCTGTTCGACGTTCTCCGTGACGGTCTTATAAACCGTCCGGGTCCCCTTCCTCTCTTCGGTGTGGGGAACCATGACGGTGTAGGGCTGCTCGACCGACTCCATCACCGGCTTGTGAACGGTGCGGACACCCTTCATCTGCTCCTGCACCGGAACCATGACGGTGTAGGTGCGGGTCACGTCTTCCCAGACCGGACGGCCGACCGTGCGGGTCGCCTTGATCTCTTCCGTGTGGGGGACCATGACTGTGTAGGGCTGTTCGACGTTCTCCGTGACGGTCTTGTAGACGGTCCGGACGCCCTTCTTCTCTTCCGACACAGGAACCATGACGGTGTATTCTTCCGTCTTCTCTTCCTGGGCGGTTTCGTAGACGGTGTACTTTTCTTCGCGAGTCTGCGGCTGCTGCTCGGTGAAGTGCACCACGCGGGTGCGCTCTTCCTCGCGCGGAACCTGCTTGTGAACGGTGAACTTCCGCTCACGCTCTTCCTGCTTGTACTCGGTCACGGTGACGGTCCGCTTTTCCGTCACGGTTTCCGGCACCATGACGGTCTTCTCGACCGTCTGATACTGGGGGGCACACGGAGCGGCTTCCGCAGCTCCGCAGGCGGCGACCCCACCGCCACAGGGGTTGCACGCCGAAGCACACGGCGCCGGACAGCAGCGGGCGCGACGCAGGCGGCAATGGCCGGCGTCAGCGAACGCTGCGGTCAGGGCGAGTGCCACTGCGGGCAACGCCAGAACAAAACGTCTCATCAGCAGTCCTCCTCTCAAGGGTTGCCATATTGCGGCAATGCGCCGCAGTTGACGATAATCTCAGAGCAGACCCAGCCCAGGGTTAAAATGGAAAAAATGGAAATTCTGGGCAGGATGCCACGTCTTCATAAGATACGAGGCGTTTGAGGCTTTGCAAGGACTTGCACGGGTTCTTGAGTCGATCTCCCCCTCAGCCCATCAAAACAAGGACGGTACACCCATGCAAACGAAAAACCTACGTTTTATCGCTGCAATCTGCCTCATCGGAACGGCGTCTCCAGCCCTCCCAACCCTCATCGCCGACGACCTCTCGGCCTCGCAAACGGTCATTGTCATCTCCCCCAAGACGAAGGTCTTCGCGTCGGACAAGCCGATCGGAGATGCCCCTCCGGGGAGCATCCTGCACTACACGAAGACCAACGAAAAATGGCTCATGGTCCCCCGCTTCCAGGGGTGGGTGAACATCGAGGACGTCCTGCCGGTCGAGTCGGCCGTCAAGCACTTCGACAAGGTCATTGCCGAGAAGCCGACCGCCGAGGCGTACCACCACCGCGGCCTCGTCCAGATGCAGTTCGAGGAGTACCAGCAGGCCCTGGCGGACTTCGACCAGTCGATCAAGCTCGGAAACAGCACGCCGCAGATCTACATCAACCGCGGGAACGCGCTGCAGGAGATGGGCGAAGTCCAGCGGGCGGTCGCCGACTTCACGCAGGCGATCAAGCTCAATCCGACGCTGGGACGCGCGTACGACAACCGGAGCGCCGCGCTGGCGGAGCTCGGCTTCTATAAGGAGTCGCTCGCCGACTCGAACGAGGCGATCAAGCTCGATCCGAGCTACCCCGAGGCGTACAACAACCGCGGCGTGACCTACACCCATCAGAAGGACTACGCCAAGGCGGTCGCCGACTTCAACAAGGCGATCGAGCTCTTCCCGAAGTACGCCGACGCCTACGCCAATCGCGGCATCGCCCGCAAGGAAAGCGGCGACGCCGTGGCGGCCGTGGCGGACTACGAAGCGGCCCTCACGTTCCTGCCGGACTCTCCGTCGCTGAACAACGAGCTGGCCTGGATCCTGGCGACAACTCCTGACACCAAAGTCCGCAACCCCAAGCGGGCCGTGGAACTGGCCGAAGCCTCCGTCGTGGCGACCGAGCGCAAGGACGGAAAGTTCCTGGACTGTCTGGCGGCCGCATACGCCGCTTCGGAGCGGTTCGACCAAGCGGTCAAGACGGCGATCGAAGCGGTGAAGGTCCTTGGGACGACGGAAGAGGGCAAAGAAGCGTCTGACCGACTTGAGCTCTACCGCGGGAAGAAGCCGTTCGTGGAAACGATGAACTGACGTCGTCGCGCTGCGGCGGACAGGGCGTTCTTCCGGTCGGAGAGGGATCATGCCGGCGATCGTATTTCTGCTGGTATTGCTGACGCCGGTCCCCCGAACGCCACCGTGGACGCTGGTCGATTCGGAATGGCGGGTCGTCTCCGTCGAACGCGACGGAACGCCCGCCACCGACTTCCAGATCACGGAGCGAGCAAACGGCGGTCCCCCGATCCTGCAGGAACTCCGCACGCTCTCCTTCAAGCGGCGAGAGGCGATCTTCTTCGTCGGTCAGCCGGACGGGCGAAGGGGGCACGATCTCCATATGGGGACCAGCCCCTTTCCTCGCGGTCGGGAAGGGGACTACACCTTCCGCCTGCTGGGCCGGCCGCATCGCGGCCAATTCCGGATCGAAGGGGAGGAGCTGACCCTGACCCTCCACGACGAATCGGAGCCCGACGAAACCGCCACTCCGGCCGAGGCGGCGTTCGACAAGCCGCTCGTGATCCGGGCGCGGGCCGTCCCGGTCGATCCCCCCGCTTTCCCGTTCCCGGCCGCCGACTGATCGGGGAATCCCGTTCCGTCAGGGCTGTGGCGGCTTTCCGGCCACGGCTGCTCTCGAGGCCGGTCCCCGCCGGGCCACGCTGGCCGAACCCGTCGCCAGCGGATCGGCTCCAGTCTCGAATCACTCCGCGAGTTCGTCGGGACAGTAACTTGCGTCCCGGCAGCCCGCTTCTCACTATCTCCCTTCCTTCGAACTCTCGAACTGCCCAGCGTTTCCATGAAGACCGACGATCTCCGCGAAGCCTACCTCTCCTTCTTCGAGTCGAAAGGCTGCGTCCGCCGTCCCAGCGACGTCCTGGTCCCGCACGGGGACCCGACCGTCCTGTTCACCCCCGCGGGGATGAACCAGTTCAAGAACCAGTTCCTCGGCGTCGGTCCGATCGAGTTCACCAAGGCAACGACCTGCCAGAAGTGCATCCGGACCGGCGACATCGGGAACGTGGGGGTGACCGCCTATCACCACACGTTCTTCGAGATGCTGGGCAACTTCTCGTTCGGAGACTACTTCAAGCGGGAAGCGATCCACTGGGCGTGGGAGTTCCTGACCGGCAAGAAGTGGCTGGGGCTCGATCCCACGCGGCTGACGGTTACCGTCTATCTCGACGACGATGAAGCGTCGAACATCTGGAACAAGGAGATCGGCGTCCCGGTCGAGCGGATCTCCCGCTGCGACGAATACGAGAACTTCTGGCCCGCCGGCGCACCGACGGACGGTCCGGACGGCGTCTGCGGCCCCTGCAGCGAGATCTACTATCACACCCCCGGCGCTCCGAAGCCGGTCGAGATCTGGAACCTCGTCTTCACGCAGTTCAACCGCGTTGGCGCTCCGCCGAACAACCTCAAGCCGCTCCCCAAGAACAACATCGACACCGGGATGGGCCTGGAGCGGACGGCGTCCGTCCTCCAGGGAGTGATCACGAACTTCGAGATCGACACCCTCAAGCCGATCGTCCTCGCCGCGGCCGAGACCGTCGGCCAGAAGTACGAGCTGGAAGGACCGAGCGGCCGACCGCTGCGGCGGATCGCGGACCACGTCCGCGCCTGCACGATGTGCATCCACGAAGGGGTTCAGCCGGGGCCGTCGAAGCAGGGCTACATTGTCCGTCAGCTCCTCCGCCGCGCGCTGCTGGAAGGCTACCTCCTGGGGAAGAAGGACCCGTTCCTGTCCCAGGTCGTGCCAATGGTCGTCGAGATGATGAAGCGTCCCTACCCGGACCTCGTCGCCTCGCAGGAAATCGTCCAGAACGTCATCCGCGAAGAAGAAAAGCAGTTCCTCGGCGTCATCGACCGGGCCCTCCCCAAGTACGAGCGGCTCGCTCAGAAGGCGGGGAAGGGGGGAACGATCAGCGGCAAGGAAGCCCACGACCTGCACTCACAGGAGGGGTTTCTCATCGAGCTCATCGAGGCGATGGCCGCCCGCGACGAGGTCAAGGTTGACCGCAAGGGGTTTGAAGCCTGCGTCCGCGACCATGAGATCCGCAGCGGCTCGGGCGCCTTCGCCGATTCGGTCATGGCCGAGGGGCCGATCGACGCCATCCGCAAGGCGATCGGCAAGAGTGAGTTCCTCGGTTACAGCGACGAGACCGGCACCGGCAAGGTGGCGGGGATCATCGCCGAGGGGAAACTCGTCAACGACTTCGCCGAGATCGACAGCGCCGCTCCGATCGGGGTCGTGCTCGATCGCACACCGTTCTACGGCGAGATCGGCGGCCAGGTCGGTGACACCGGGAAGCTGGAAGCAAAGAGCTTCGTTCTCGACGTGACCGACACGCAGCGGGACGGGGATCTGGTGGTCCACATCGGCCGGCTCAAGAGCGGCAAGATCACCGTCGGCGACGAAGCGAGCGCCGTGATCGATGCCGAACGCCGCGCCGGGATCCGCCGGGCCCACTCGGCCACGCACATCCTCCACCACGCCCTCCAGACCGTCCTGGGCCCGAACGCCATGCAGCGAGGGTCCAAGGTCGAGGACGACGTGCTGCGGTTCGACTTCGCCCACAAGCAGGCGATGACCCCGGCGGAAGTGATCGCCGTTGAACGCGAGATCAACGCCCGCATTGCCGACGGCGCGACGGTGAAGACCGACGTCGTTGACATCAAGACGGCCCGTGAGCGGGGAGCGAAGGCGCTCTTCGGCGAGAAGTATCCGGACCTGGTCCGGATGGTCTCGATGGGGGACTTCAGCCTGGAACTGTGCGGCGGAACGCACCTGTCCAACACCGGACAGGTCGGCCTGACCCGCGTCATCTCCGAGGAGCCGGTCGCGGCGGGTGTCCGCCGGATCGTGGCCTACACGGGGGAGAAGGCGATCGAGAGCGTCCGCGATCAGGACAACCTCATCAAGCAGCTCCAGCAGCAGTTGCGGGCCGGCCTGCCGTCCGAGCTTCCGGCCAAGGTGACCCAGCTCCAGGACGAGCTTCGCGAAGTGAAGCAGGAGCTCTCCGAGTACACGAAGCAGTCGGTGGGGATCGAGTCGCAGAAGCTGCTCGCCGCCGCCGAGATCGTCAACGGCGTGAAGGTCATCTGCCGCAAGCTCGAGAAGATCACCCGCGACCAGCTCCGGGCGTATGTCGACGAGCTCCGGGGCAAGGGGGGCTCGGTCGCCCTGCTGCTCGCCGCGGTGATCGACGACAAGGTCGCCCTGATCGCCGCGGTGACGAAGGACGTCCAGGCCAAGGTCAAGGCGTCCGACTCGATCCGCGAAGCGGCCAAGGTGGTCGGTGGCGGCGGCGGCGGACGTCCGGACCTCGCGGAAGCGGGGGGCAAGGACCCGACCAAGATCGACGCCGCCCTCGAAGCTGCCCTCGCGACGTACCGCAAGGCCCTGGCGGAGTGAGGTGCTGGGGGTCAGGTATTCTGGTGACAGGGGGCGGCCCAGCGAATGGCAGTCGCCCCCTGTTCCTTCCTCCCGATCCCCGGGACTCGACACTTCCGTCCGACTGAGACTTGATCCCTGTCACCTGATACTTCTCCCGCCCCATGGACGCGATCCAGCAACTGACGCAGTACGAAGCGGACGCCACGGCGGCCATTGAAGCGGCCGCGGACGCGCCTGCCCTGGAACAGGTCCGGATCGAGTTCCTGGGGAAGAAGCAGGGGCGGCTCAAGGACCTGCAGGCGCTGCTCGGGCAGGTGCCGGTTGATCAGAAGCCGGTGCTCGGGAAGCGGTTCAACGAGGTCAAGGACAAGGTGACGTCGCTGCTCGAGACGCGGAAGGCGGCCGTCGAGCGTCCGGCCGCTGCGGTCGACGGGGTGGATGTCACGCTTCCGGGGACGCCGTTCCGGTACGGCCACCGGCATCCGATCTCGCAGACGATCGACGAGTTCAAGGCGATCATGTCCCGTCTGGGGTTCGATCCGGTCGATGGGCCGGAGATCGAGGATGAGCGGCACAATTTTGATGCGCTGAACATTCCGCAGGACCATCCGGCCCGCGATCCGCTGGACAACTTCTATCTGTCGGCGGCGAAGACGGCGACGGGGAGTCCGCTCTTGCTGCGGAGCCAGACTTCGACGGTTCAGATCCGGGTGATGGAGAAGACGCAGCCGCCGATCCGGATCGTGTCGCTGGGGCGGGTGTACCGGCCGGACGATATGGATGATACGCATTCGTGCATGTTTCATCAGATGGAAGGTCTGATGATCGATACGAATGTGACGATGGCGGACCTCAAGACGGTGCTGCGGCTGTTTGCAACGGCGTATCTGGGTGAGGACGTCGTGATCCGGTTCCGTCCGTCGTTCTTCCCGTTTACCGAGCCGTCGGTGGAAGTGGACATGCGATGGGGGGATCGTTGGCTGGAGATTGGCGGGGCGGGGATGGTGGATCCGAACGTGTTGGAGACGGTCGGTTATGATCCGGAGAAGGTGAGCGGGTTTGCGTTTGGGTTGGGGGTGGAGCGGTTCGCGATGCGTCGGTTCGGCGTGCGGGATATCCGCCTCTTTTATGAGAACGACGTCCGTTTCCTACGGCAGTTCTAAGCCTGGAAAGTCAAAGCACGGGGTCCAGGGGCACCCTGGTGGGGAGTGCAGAGGGGCCTGCGTTGTTTTTCTGGCCCTTTGCCCGCCGGAGGCCTGGTCGTCGAGAGATGTCTGAAGGAGTGAGTGTCCAAGCGCGGACACGGTGCCGAATGCCCCCTCATCAACCCGTGGGGATTGCAAGGCGAGCGGTGCGCGTTGAGGGAGTCCTCATGGCCGGTCCCACAAAACGGCCGCCCGTTGTGTACCACGGTTCCTCATGGAAGCGCCTCCGGCGGCAAGGGGGCGTGGCCCCCTTGACCCAGCCCTTTGAAGGTGCATCCTCCTTCATGGTAAACCGGTGTCATGTCGAGACATGCACAGGATTTCCAGGGAGGAGGCGACCATGGTTGGTCAATCGGTCCTCGACCGCTTCATTCAGCAGGCTCCGCTTTGTGTTATGGCCCGGGCGACGCTGGAGAAAGTCTTCGCCCCGCAGAGATTGGATGCCCTGTTTCAACGGACGGCTGTCCGACAGTACGAACGGGAGCTTCTGTTCTCGACCGTCGTCGATCTCATGAGCCTGGTCGTCTGTCGTGTCACGCCGTCCGTTCATCGGGCCTATCAGCAGAAGAAGGCCCAGATTCCCGTCTCCATCCGGGCTCTCTACGACAAACTGGGGCATATCGAACCGGCCACGTCCCGAGAACTGGTGCGGCAGACCGCCTCTGAGATGGCCGAGCTGATCCGGACGCTGCCGGCGATGGCGGCTCCCCTCCTTCCCGGATACCGGGTCAAGATTCTCGACGGCAACCACCTGGAGGGAACAGAGCATCGGCTCAAGCCGCTGCGAACTCAAGGAGGCGGAGCCTTGCCGGGCCAGTGTGTCGTCCTGCTCGATCCCCAGCTGCGGATGATCCTGGACGTGATTCCTGGTCTGGATGCCTACACCCAGGAGTGTCGTCTCTGCCTGCCTCTGTTGGAGGGGATCGACCCCAAGGATGTGGTGATCGACGATCGGAACTTCTGTACGAGCGAACTCCTGTTCTGTCTGGCCCGACACGCCGCGTTCTTCGTCACCCGGCAGCATCGGGGCCGGCTGCGATGGGAGGTTACCGGGAAAGCCAAATCGCTCGGCCGGGGCGATTCCGGCCGCCTGACGGAAGAGCCTGTCCGCCTGACGGATCCCACAACCGGTGAGGTCCTGCCGGTCCGCAGAATCACCATCGAGTTGGACGAACCAACCCGGGATCACGACTCCACGCTCCACTTGCTGACGAACCTGCCCGCCAGTGAGGTCACCGCAGCACAGGTCGCTGAGCTGTATCGGGAGCGATGGACGATCGAGACAGCCTTCCAGGAACTGACGACACACCTGAGGTGTGAACTCAACACCCTTGGCTATCCGCCTGCGGCCCTCTTCGGCTTCTGCACGGCGGTTGCGTGCTACAACGTCCTGGCGGTCGTGCAGGCCGCTCTGGCTTCTGCTCATGGCCAGGAGTTCGTTGACGAGCAGTTCTCGCACTGGCGGATGTCGGATGAGCTCAGCCGCACCTA of Planctomyces sp. SH-PL14 contains these proteins:
- the pheS gene encoding phenylalanine--tRNA ligase subunit alpha; translation: MDAIQQLTQYEADATAAIEAAADAPALEQVRIEFLGKKQGRLKDLQALLGQVPVDQKPVLGKRFNEVKDKVTSLLETRKAAVERPAAAVDGVDVTLPGTPFRYGHRHPISQTIDEFKAIMSRLGFDPVDGPEIEDERHNFDALNIPQDHPARDPLDNFYLSAAKTATGSPLLLRSQTSTVQIRVMEKTQPPIRIVSLGRVYRPDDMDDTHSCMFHQMEGLMIDTNVTMADLKTVLRLFATAYLGEDVVIRFRPSFFPFTEPSVEVDMRWGDRWLEIGGAGMVDPNVLETVGYDPEKVSGFAFGLGVERFAMRRFGVRDIRLFYENDVRFLRQF
- a CDS encoding transposase, with the protein product MVGQSVLDRFIQQAPLCVMARATLEKVFAPQRLDALFQRTAVRQYERELLFSTVVDLMSLVVCRVTPSVHRAYQQKKAQIPVSIRALYDKLGHIEPATSRELVRQTASEMAELIRTLPAMAAPLLPGYRVKILDGNHLEGTEHRLKPLRTQGGGALPGQCVVLLDPQLRMILDVIPGLDAYTQECRLCLPLLEGIDPKDVVIDDRNFCTSELLFCLARHAAFFVTRQHRGRLRWEVTGKAKSLGRGDSGRLTEEPVRLTDPTTGEVLPVRRITIELDEPTRDHDSTLHLLTNLPASEVTAAQVAELYRERWTIETAFQELTTHLRCELNTLGYPPAALFGFCTAVACYNVLAVVQAALASAHGQEFVDEQFSHWRMSDELSRTYVGMMIAIPADQWEQYGTLPTEALSRQLHVWAQSVDVMRYRKSIRGPKTRTKRPAARAQHFSTDRLLKQRRSNTG